The Geotalea uraniireducens Rf4 genome window below encodes:
- a CDS encoding ABC transporter permease, translated as MAWFSHYEMVLIRHRQSVIEKGACHSMIPSELKIDKTPDGALLTLAGDWRLGSAIPSPDGVIAGLGAAEKGQRLAFETGNLQGWDSGLLVFLAKLFDICRRNGISVDESGLPAGVRKLIDLASPEKQRSGVTHGGEHPSFLVWVADTALAQVKGAKEVLAFIGEATLAFVKMLRGKADFRRMDLIVTIQETGAQALPIVTLISLLVGMILAFIASIQLKMFGAQIYVADVVGIGIVRVMGAIMTGIIMSGRTGAAFAAQLGTMQVNEEIDALETLGFSPVEFLVLPRMLALMLMMPLLCVYSDLMGVLGGMIVGVGMLDLGFMEYVHQSRSALNLTHFLVGLFHSFVFGILVAVAGCLRGLQCERSASAVGYAATSAVVTGIVCIVVATAIITLSCQVLGI; from the coding sequence GTGGCATGGTTTTCCCATTATGAAATGGTGTTAATTCGCCACCGACAGAGTGTCATAGAGAAAGGCGCGTGCCACAGCATGATCCCGAGCGAACTCAAAATCGATAAAACCCCGGACGGTGCCCTGCTCACCCTGGCCGGAGATTGGCGGCTGGGAAGTGCGATCCCATCACCGGACGGCGTGATTGCCGGACTTGGCGCGGCGGAGAAGGGACAGCGTCTTGCCTTTGAAACCGGGAACCTCCAAGGTTGGGATAGCGGGCTCCTGGTCTTTCTGGCGAAACTGTTCGATATCTGCCGCCGCAACGGCATCAGTGTCGATGAGTCCGGCCTGCCGGCGGGGGTGCGGAAACTAATAGACCTGGCATCTCCCGAAAAGCAGCGCTCGGGGGTGACGCATGGCGGAGAGCACCCCTCGTTCCTTGTGTGGGTTGCGGATACGGCTTTGGCTCAGGTCAAGGGGGCCAAGGAGGTGCTTGCCTTCATCGGGGAGGCGACGCTGGCGTTCGTCAAGATGCTGCGGGGCAAGGCCGATTTCAGGCGTATGGACCTGATCGTCACCATCCAGGAAACCGGCGCGCAGGCGCTCCCCATCGTGACCCTCATCAGTCTGCTGGTCGGGATGATCCTGGCCTTTATCGCGTCAATCCAACTGAAGATGTTCGGGGCGCAGATCTACGTGGCCGACGTGGTGGGAATCGGCATTGTGCGGGTCATGGGTGCCATCATGACCGGCATCATCATGTCCGGCAGAACCGGCGCAGCCTTTGCCGCCCAGCTCGGCACCATGCAGGTCAACGAGGAGATCGATGCCCTGGAGACCCTGGGTTTTTCGCCGGTGGAGTTCCTCGTCCTGCCGAGGATGCTGGCGCTCATGCTGATGATGCCGCTCCTCTGCGTCTACTCGGACCTGATGGGGGTCCTTGGGGGGATGATCGTCGGAGTGGGGATGCTCGACCTTGGTTTCATGGAGTACGTGCACCAGTCCAGGTCCGCCCTGAACCTCACCCATTTCCTGGTCGGCCTTTTCCACAGCTTCGTTTTCGGCATCCTCGTAGCGGTGGCCGGCTGCCTGCGCGGCTTGCAGTGCGAGCGGAGCGCCTCGGCGGTAGGTTATGCCGCCACTTCGGCGGTGGTGACCGGCATCGTCTGCATTGTCGTTGCAACGGCGATCATCACCCTTTCCTGTCAGGTACTGGGGATATGA
- a CDS encoding MGH1-like glycoside hydrolase domain-containing protein gives MNEKKPLTSEAQRLEETRKNNVLWRKWGPYLTERQWGTVREDYSEGGDAWNFFTHDHARSRAYRWGEDGIAGISDDKQHLCFALALWNGKDAILKERLFGLTNSEANHGEDVKEYYFYLDSTPTHSYMKYLYKYPQAPYPYEDLVRTNSGRTRKEMEYELLDTGVFNDDRYFDVFVEYAKGDADDILVRITAANRGPDAAELHLLPTLWFRNDWSAWIAESNRAPEKPNLKEIKAPAGAVAVAATHPLLSEFILFCEGEVPLLFTENETNHERLFGVKNESPYVKDGINDCVVDGRQEAVNPGKQGTKVAAHYLVTVGAGHSKVIRLRLSKSSPDRKGEPFGDNFDKVFADRLREADEFYQSVTPPSVSKDAANVMRQALAGMLWSKQFFFFDGDNWLDEHHSNPLHKGYRNARNSEWFHMLNEDIISMPDKWEYPWYAAWDLAFHTLPLSIVDPDFAKDQMKLMLKSVYLHPSGQMPAYEWNFSDVNPPVHAFATLFLHRTEQALRGETDLDFLRATFNKLMLNFTWWVNRKDRFGKNVFEGGFLGLDNIGVFDRSAPLPTGGHLEQADGTAWMALFSQNMMELAFELASHDPIYEDMVLKFAEHFYYIAAAMNRSGADGMWDEEDGFYYDLLCLPDGSSQRLKVRSMVGLLPLCATTVLEAWQRERVPRALAKMNERLRRMPELSATIHPTGPGHLGVNDRGIAALVNPERLRRILTKMLDEDEFLGPHGIRSLSKFHEQNPFVFNVQGQEYRVDYLPAESNTGMFGGNSNWRGPVWMPVNAMIIRSLLNFYLYYGDNFKIECPTGSGRMMNLFEVAKEIADRLGRIFLQGEDGRRPVYGGTEKFQTDPHWRDHILFYEYFHGDNGAGLGASHQTGWTGLVAKFIQLFGLLDAERLLAAGKKSAFVKGASQAGEASIKE, from the coding sequence ATGAACGAGAAAAAGCCTTTGACAAGCGAAGCGCAGCGCCTGGAAGAAACCCGTAAAAATAACGTTCTGTGGCGGAAATGGGGACCGTACCTCACCGAACGACAATGGGGGACGGTGCGGGAGGATTACAGCGAAGGGGGTGACGCCTGGAATTTCTTCACCCACGATCATGCCCGCTCGCGCGCCTACCGCTGGGGCGAGGACGGCATCGCCGGCATTTCCGATGACAAGCAGCACCTCTGCTTTGCTCTCGCCCTCTGGAACGGGAAGGACGCCATTCTCAAGGAACGGCTCTTCGGATTGACCAACAGCGAAGCGAACCACGGCGAGGATGTGAAGGAGTACTACTTCTACCTGGACAGCACGCCGACCCACTCGTACATGAAGTACCTCTACAAGTACCCCCAGGCTCCCTATCCCTATGAGGATCTCGTCAGGACGAACAGTGGTCGGACCCGGAAGGAGATGGAGTACGAGCTCCTCGACACCGGCGTCTTCAATGACGACCGCTATTTCGACGTCTTCGTGGAGTACGCCAAGGGGGATGCCGATGACATCCTCGTGCGGATCACGGCGGCCAACCGGGGACCGGACGCGGCAGAGCTGCATCTGTTGCCGACGCTCTGGTTCCGGAACGACTGGTCGGCGTGGATTGCCGAATCCAACAGAGCCCCCGAGAAACCAAACCTCAAAGAGATCAAGGCGCCGGCGGGCGCTGTCGCGGTCGCGGCGACTCATCCGCTGCTGAGTGAATTCATCCTTTTCTGCGAAGGTGAGGTGCCGCTCCTCTTCACCGAGAATGAAACAAACCACGAGCGGCTTTTCGGGGTAAAGAACGAGAGCCCCTACGTCAAGGACGGCATCAACGACTGCGTGGTGGACGGTCGGCAGGAGGCGGTGAATCCCGGCAAGCAGGGGACCAAGGTAGCGGCGCACTACCTGGTCACTGTCGGCGCCGGTCATAGCAAAGTGATTCGCCTGCGGCTCTCCAAAAGTTCTCCGGACCGGAAGGGGGAACCCTTTGGCGATAATTTCGACAAAGTCTTCGCTGACAGGCTTCGTGAAGCTGACGAGTTTTACCAGTCGGTCACGCCGCCATCAGTGAGTAAAGACGCGGCCAACGTGATGCGCCAGGCCCTGGCCGGCATGCTCTGGAGCAAACAGTTCTTCTTCTTCGACGGTGACAACTGGCTGGACGAGCACCACTCCAACCCCCTCCATAAAGGATATCGAAACGCCCGGAATTCGGAGTGGTTCCACATGCTGAATGAAGACATCATCTCCATGCCCGACAAGTGGGAGTACCCCTGGTACGCGGCCTGGGACCTGGCCTTCCACACGCTCCCCCTCTCCATTGTCGACCCCGACTTTGCCAAGGACCAGATGAAACTGATGCTCAAGAGTGTCTACCTGCACCCCAGCGGCCAGATGCCTGCCTATGAGTGGAACTTCAGCGACGTGAACCCCCCGGTCCACGCCTTTGCGACGCTCTTCCTGCACCGCACCGAGCAGGCCCTGCGCGGCGAGACGGACCTTGATTTCCTCAGGGCGACGTTCAACAAGCTGATGTTGAACTTCACCTGGTGGGTGAACCGCAAGGACCGCTTCGGCAAGAACGTCTTCGAGGGGGGCTTCCTCGGCCTCGACAATATCGGCGTCTTCGACCGCAGCGCCCCGCTCCCCACCGGCGGCCATCTGGAGCAGGCGGACGGCACGGCCTGGATGGCCCTCTTCAGCCAGAATATGATGGAACTCGCATTTGAGCTCGCCAGCCACGACCCCATCTATGAGGACATGGTCCTGAAGTTCGCCGAGCACTTCTACTATATCGCCGCGGCCATGAACCGGTCCGGAGCGGACGGTATGTGGGACGAGGAGGACGGCTTCTATTACGACCTGCTCTGTCTCCCCGACGGCAGTTCCCAGAGGCTCAAGGTGCGCTCCATGGTGGGTCTCCTTCCCCTGTGCGCCACCACGGTGCTCGAGGCGTGGCAGCGTGAGCGCGTCCCGCGGGCGCTGGCTAAGATGAATGAGCGCCTGCGCCGGATGCCTGAACTTTCGGCGACTATTCACCCTACCGGCCCAGGTCATCTTGGCGTGAACGATCGCGGAATAGCTGCCCTGGTCAACCCGGAGCGGCTGCGCCGGATACTGACGAAGATGCTCGACGAGGACGAGTTCCTGGGCCCCCACGGCATCCGCTCCCTCTCCAAGTTCCACGAGCAGAACCCGTTCGTTTTTAACGTGCAAGGCCAGGAGTATCGGGTGGACTACCTGCCGGCGGAGTCCAACACCGGCATGTTCGGCGGCAACTCCAACTGGCGGGGACCGGTCTGGATGCCGGTGAACGCGATGATCATCCGGTCGCTCCTGAATTTCTATCTCTACTACGGCGACAACTTCAAGATCGAATGTCCCACGGGGTCGGGGCGGATGATGAACCTCTTCGAGGTGGCCAAGGAGATCGCCGATCGGCTCGGCCGGATATTCCTGCAGGGCGAGGACGGCAGGCGACCCGTCTACGGCGGCACGGAGAAGTTCCAGACCGATCCCCACTGGCGCGACCATATCCTCTTCTACGAATACTTCCACGGCGACAACGGCGCCGGGCTCGGCGCCAGCCATCAGACCGGCTGGACCGGGCTGGTCGCCAAGTTCATCCAGCTTTTCGGCCTTCTGGACGCCGAACGGCTCCTGGCGGCGGGCAAGAAGTCTGCGTTCGTGAAGGGCGCCTCGCAAGCAGGGGAGGCCTCGATTAAGGAGTGA
- a CDS encoding CHAD domain-containing protein, with protein MKAQVEGATPLWIACRLLLSERGDDFFARRDKALATADAEDIHDLRVASRRLREGLALFASCYPPAEIAPLGKSFRRVTRALGAIRNTDEALLFFTSLAEEFGDPYRAELAHVQDSFRVERKKELKRLRAALREFAPWALRRGYLRVVSAPSLFASGISVDPFVPLSVFARQAIDAGLSAVMELVPQARRAGEIEAQHRLRIAVKHFRYRAEILEGLFGAGFPELCDRLKAYQDVLGRMHDLDVFAGIVRDAKLAGGTGKTVLNAIATRREGLFAEFTGMLDTMSPEKIGERLRSAL; from the coding sequence ATGAAGGCGCAGGTCGAGGGCGCGACGCCGCTCTGGATTGCGTGCCGGCTCCTCCTCTCCGAACGGGGTGACGACTTTTTTGCGCGCCGGGACAAGGCGCTTGCAACAGCCGATGCCGAGGACATCCACGACCTCCGGGTGGCATCCCGACGTTTGCGCGAAGGCCTTGCGCTCTTCGCCTCCTGTTATCCCCCTGCCGAAATTGCCCCTCTCGGCAAGAGTTTTCGCCGGGTAACGCGCGCGCTGGGCGCGATCCGCAACACCGACGAGGCGCTTCTTTTCTTCACGTCCCTGGCAGAAGAGTTCGGCGATCCCTACCGCGCGGAGCTCGCGCACGTGCAGGATTCTTTCCGGGTGGAGCGGAAAAAAGAGCTCAAGCGGCTGCGTGCGGCCCTGCGGGAATTCGCGCCGTGGGCGTTGCGGCGCGGGTATCTGCGGGTCGTGAGCGCGCCATCCCTTTTCGCATCCGGCATTTCGGTCGATCCTTTTGTTCCCCTGTCGGTCTTTGCCCGGCAAGCCATCGATGCCGGCCTCTCCGCGGTCATGGAACTGGTGCCTCAAGCGCGCCGGGCGGGGGAGATCGAAGCCCAGCACCGCCTGCGGATCGCCGTCAAGCACTTCCGTTACCGGGCCGAGATACTGGAGGGCCTCTTCGGCGCCGGTTTTCCGGAACTCTGTGACAGGCTCAAGGCGTATCAGGATGTCCTCGGACGGATGCATGACCTGGATGTCTTTGCCGGCATCGTCCGGGATGCCAAGCTGGCCGGCGGGACCGGGAAGACCGTCCTCAACGCCATTGCCACTCGCAGGGAAGGGCTTTTTGCCGAGTTCACCGGCATGCTGGACACCATGTCACCGGAGAAGATCGGGGAGCGGTTAAGGAGCGCGCTGTGA
- the ydiK gene encoding AI-2E family transporter YdiK, translated as MTPYHTTPDIARTTLAVLFIGILTAASFWILRPFFTALVWATMIVVTTWPLMLGVQKRLRGKRALAVTAMTVALLLVFIVPFTLAIISIIERSDEIVGWSKSLATFTMPPPPEWVEQLPLAGPKLAARWHYLTTVGQAELSERLAPHAKEIVSWLVTRAGNVGMMIVQFLLTVIISAVLFANGEKAASGICLFARRLGDRNGEDAVILAAKAIRGVALGVVVTAVIQSLLAGIGLVVAGIPAPGLLTVVIFILCVAQVGPGLVLIPVIVWLYWVDQALWGTAMIVWGIIVGTIDNFIRPVLIKKGADLPLLLIFAGVIGGLIAFGVIGLFIGPVMLAVTYTLLGAWITRGRPEQEELQPEERRTD; from the coding sequence ATGACGCCCTATCATACCACCCCGGATATCGCCCGCACGACCCTGGCGGTGCTCTTTATCGGCATCCTCACGGCCGCCAGTTTCTGGATACTGCGCCCGTTCTTTACGGCGCTTGTTTGGGCAACCATGATAGTGGTGACAACGTGGCCGCTCATGCTAGGCGTTCAGAAGCGGCTCCGGGGCAAGAGGGCGCTTGCCGTGACCGCGATGACCGTTGCGCTGCTGCTGGTGTTCATCGTCCCCTTCACGCTCGCCATCATCAGTATCATTGAACGGTCCGACGAGATTGTCGGCTGGTCAAAATCCCTTGCCACGTTCACCATGCCGCCGCCACCGGAGTGGGTTGAGCAACTCCCCTTAGCCGGTCCGAAACTCGCCGCCCGCTGGCATTATCTCACGACGGTGGGCCAGGCAGAGCTGTCCGAACGCCTGGCTCCCCATGCGAAGGAGATCGTGAGCTGGCTGGTTACCCGGGCGGGCAACGTCGGAATGATGATCGTTCAGTTCCTGCTGACCGTGATCATCAGCGCGGTCCTCTTTGCCAATGGCGAGAAGGCTGCCAGCGGCATCTGCCTCTTTGCACGGCGGCTGGGCGACCGGAACGGCGAAGACGCTGTAATCCTCGCTGCCAAAGCAATCCGTGGCGTAGCGCTCGGGGTCGTCGTCACAGCCGTGATCCAGTCGCTCCTCGCCGGCATCGGTCTGGTCGTGGCCGGAATCCCGGCTCCGGGCCTGCTTACGGTAGTTATTTTCATCCTCTGCGTGGCCCAGGTCGGTCCCGGCCTCGTGCTCATCCCGGTGATCGTGTGGCTGTACTGGGTCGACCAGGCCCTCTGGGGAACGGCCATGATCGTTTGGGGGATCATTGTCGGTACCATCGACAACTTTATCCGCCCGGTCCTCATCAAGAAGGGCGCTGACCTCCCCCTGCTGCTGATCTTTGCCGGCGTGATCGGAGGCCTCATCGCCTTTGGCGTTATCGGGCTGTTCATAGGGCCGGTGATGCTCGCCGTGACCTACACCCTGCTCGGGGCGTGGATCACGCGGGGCAGGCCTGAACAGGAGGAGTTGCAACCGGAAGAAAGACGCACGGATTGA
- a CDS encoding helix-hairpin-helix domain-containing protein, with amino-acid sequence MKKKLSELQKLRGVGEVLSGRLVEAGYDTFAKVAAAGEDGLKKIPGINPRLVTSIVEQAGQLVGEAQTTRAQKVENLKRSAAILKEQVQGVALRVRDSFAQEAVGKTGRKVEKEILKVISSLEKVEGKLDTRVKKAGKGLAKAEKRLAALADAGLADIGRGLKKARKSLKRVLAR; translated from the coding sequence ATGAAAAAGAAGTTGAGTGAGCTGCAGAAGCTCAGAGGGGTGGGGGAGGTCCTGTCCGGACGCCTGGTCGAGGCGGGCTACGACACGTTTGCCAAGGTGGCCGCAGCGGGCGAGGATGGGCTGAAAAAGATTCCGGGCATAAACCCGCGCCTGGTCACCTCGATCGTCGAGCAGGCAGGTCAACTGGTGGGCGAGGCGCAGACGACCAGAGCCCAGAAGGTGGAGAATCTGAAGCGAAGCGCGGCCATTCTGAAGGAGCAGGTCCAGGGTGTTGCTCTGCGGGTTCGGGACAGCTTTGCCCAGGAAGCCGTCGGCAAGACCGGCAGGAAAGTGGAAAAGGAGATCCTGAAGGTAATCAGTTCACTGGAGAAGGTGGAGGGGAAGCTGGACACCAGGGTGAAAAAGGCCGGTAAAGGGTTGGCCAAGGCCGAGAAACGACTTGCCGCCCTCGCCGATGCCGGGTTGGCGGATATCGGCCGGGGGCTCAAAAAGGCGCGAAAATCGCTGAAGAGGGTTCTCGCCCGATGA
- the tmk gene encoding dTMP kinase: MKSDMFTELPGKLVAVEGLDGSGKSTQLYLLKRWLELRGLKVFFTEWNSSVIVKKATSKGKKRHLLTPTTFSLIHAADFADRYERQILPLLKAGYLVLCDRYFYTAFARDAVRGCSCTWLRSLYEFARRPDLTLFFDTPLPVALSRILAGRPQLKYHEAGMDLGLSADPQESFRLFQERIYREYLAMRDDCSFVTIDGSATVEDQQKVVRDLVAGAFDLPTYRWKSL; the protein is encoded by the coding sequence ATGAAAAGCGACATGTTCACGGAGCTTCCCGGCAAGCTGGTCGCTGTCGAAGGACTCGATGGCTCGGGTAAATCGACTCAGCTCTATCTCCTCAAACGCTGGCTGGAGTTGCGGGGACTCAAGGTTTTTTTCACCGAGTGGAACTCGTCGGTCATCGTCAAGAAAGCGACCAGCAAGGGGAAGAAGAGGCACCTCCTCACCCCCACCACCTTTAGCCTCATCCACGCAGCGGATTTTGCCGACCGGTATGAACGTCAGATACTGCCGCTGCTCAAGGCCGGCTACCTGGTCCTCTGCGACCGGTACTTTTACACCGCCTTCGCCCGGGACGCCGTCCGGGGATGCTCCTGCACCTGGCTGCGCAGCCTGTACGAGTTCGCCCGTCGCCCGGACCTGACCCTGTTCTTCGATACCCCCCTTCCCGTAGCCCTTTCGCGAATCCTTGCCGGCAGACCCCAGCTCAAGTACCACGAAGCCGGAATGGACCTGGGGCTTTCCGCTGATCCCCAGGAGAGTTTCCGGCTCTTTCAGGAGCGGATCTATCGCGAGTATCTTGCCATGCGGGATGATTGCAGCTTCGTGACCATTGACGGGTCGGCCACGGTCGAAGATCAGCAGAAGGTAGTACGCGATCTCGTCGCCGGCGCCTTCGACTTGCCGACCTATCGCTGGAAATCCTTGTGA
- a CDS encoding ABC transporter ATP-binding protein, with product MPAEESRSGKDAVIEVRGLEMSYGSFVLMRDLNFTINRGDIFIIMGGSGCGKSTLLKMLVGLKRPARGEILYDGVSYWEAEHEVQERLKRRFGILFQSGALWSSMTLAENVALPLEQYTTLPPGQIRDLVSFKLSLVGLGGFEDFYPSEISGGMKKRAGLARAMSLDPDLLFFDEPSAGLDPISARLLDDLIIELSESLGTTVVVVTHELASIFAIGTNSVFLDPDVKTMTGAGDPKRLLKESPDPKVINFLTRGEGAQQS from the coding sequence ATGCCGGCGGAAGAGTCCAGGAGCGGCAAAGATGCTGTCATCGAAGTGCGCGGCCTGGAGATGTCCTATGGCAGTTTCGTGCTCATGCGAGACCTCAACTTCACCATCAACCGGGGTGACATCTTCATCATCATGGGGGGGAGCGGTTGCGGCAAGAGTACGCTCCTCAAGATGCTGGTGGGGCTCAAGCGGCCTGCCAGGGGGGAGATCCTCTATGACGGCGTCAGTTACTGGGAGGCCGAGCACGAGGTTCAGGAACGGCTCAAGCGGCGCTTCGGCATCCTCTTCCAGAGTGGGGCGCTCTGGAGCTCCATGACCCTGGCGGAAAACGTCGCTCTGCCGCTTGAGCAGTACACTACCCTCCCGCCGGGGCAGATCCGGGATCTGGTGTCCTTCAAGCTGTCATTGGTCGGGCTCGGCGGCTTCGAGGACTTTTATCCGTCGGAGATCAGCGGCGGCATGAAGAAACGGGCGGGTCTCGCCCGGGCAATGTCGCTCGATCCGGACCTCCTCTTTTTCGACGAGCCGTCCGCCGGTCTCGACCCCATCAGCGCCCGGCTGCTGGATGACCTGATCATAGAGCTGAGCGAAAGCCTCGGCACCACGGTGGTGGTGGTGACCCATGAACTGGCGAGTATCTTTGCCATCGGCACCAACTCGGTCTTTCTGGACCCGGATGTGAAAACGATGACCGGCGCCGGCGATCCGAAGCGGCTCCTCAAGGAGTCGCCTGACCCGAAAGTCATCAACTTCCTGACGCGGGGTGAAGGCGCGCAGCAAAGCTGA
- a CDS encoding PqiC family protein — translation MKKYRPIRFLLLACGLSPVLAGCFGGTSPPSRFYTLAPLETRSSQLPTGRSAIISLGPVFIPDYLDRRQIVTRSGQNELIIAEFDRWGGSLADEITRSLVANLSGRLASANISVFSWQSMPLSIMGTSYRVPVSISRFDGIPGDSVVLSARWGVFAKKETTDESLLVKEAAITEKVDGQSYDAMVAAMQRALDRLGKEMGDSITARDVMKSP, via the coding sequence ATGAAAAAATACCGTCCAATCCGGTTCCTGCTTCTGGCCTGCGGCCTGTCCCCTGTCCTGGCGGGCTGTTTCGGAGGCACGTCACCGCCCTCCCGTTTTTACACCCTGGCGCCGCTGGAAACCCGCAGCAGTCAACTTCCGACGGGGCGATCTGCCATAATATCGCTGGGTCCCGTATTCATCCCCGATTACCTGGACCGTCGGCAGATTGTTACCCGCTCCGGGCAGAACGAGCTCATCATTGCCGAGTTTGACCGATGGGGAGGGTCGCTCGCCGATGAGATCACCCGCTCTCTCGTGGCGAATCTCTCGGGCCGGCTGGCATCTGCCAACATTTCGGTGTTCTCCTGGCAGTCAATGCCCCTGAGTATAATGGGGACCTCGTATCGGGTTCCGGTCAGCATTTCCCGCTTCGACGGTATCCCCGGCGATTCGGTCGTGCTGAGCGCGAGGTGGGGGGTGTTTGCCAAAAAGGAGACAACCGACGAGTCACTGCTCGTAAAGGAAGCGGCGATAACCGAGAAGGTCGACGGCCAGAGCTACGATGCGATGGTTGCCGCGATGCAACGGGCGCTCGACCGGTTAGGCAAGGAGATGGGCGACAGTATCACGGCCAGAGACGTCATGAAATCGCCGTGA
- a CDS encoding Ppx/GppA phosphatase family protein encodes MRNRRLAAIDIGTNSIRCIVVEADLQGKFRVLDDEKATVRLGEGLARDNTIAEAAWQRAMEALVRIKKIVDGFGVIGVETVATSAVRRAVNGDAFIRAVADTVGPG; translated from the coding sequence GTGAGAAACCGGAGATTGGCAGCCATCGACATCGGCACGAATTCCATCCGCTGCATCGTGGTGGAAGCGGACCTGCAGGGAAAGTTCCGGGTTCTGGACGATGAGAAGGCAACGGTGCGCCTTGGCGAAGGGCTCGCCCGGGATAACACCATTGCGGAAGCCGCCTGGCAGCGGGCCATGGAGGCGCTCGTCCGGATAAAGAAAATCGTCGACGGGTTCGGGGTGATCGGGGTTGAAACGGTCGCCACCAGTGCGGTACGGCGGGCTGTCAACGGGGACGCCTTCATCAGGGCCGTGGCGGATACCGTTGGCCCCGGCTGA
- a CDS encoding MlaD family protein — MSTKVNKTAIGAFVLGAIALFVAGVLVLGAGKFFTKEFVYITYFVGSVKGLNVGSPVMFRGVKVGSVTDISIIVDPSKKELLIPVVFTLDPEKFRGAKVQFRQDPRYVKYAVDLGLRAQLQTQSFVTGQLMVALDFFPDKPANYVGLTKKYPEIPSIPTSLEQLQKTLENLPLEEIIDNLNSTLEEIDRVVSSIDAKKTTRTIEAAIRDVQALVKHVNDKVDPLVENLSETSVAARGAFTQAEKTLALKEGVPGDIAVSLRETLAKSSASFDQLRAALLTYEKLAERNADLGYSVTKTLTELDSTSRAIRSLADYLERHPESLIKGKQ, encoded by the coding sequence ATGAGTACGAAAGTAAACAAAACAGCGATCGGAGCGTTCGTCCTCGGAGCAATTGCCCTTTTTGTCGCGGGGGTGCTCGTTCTTGGCGCCGGCAAGTTCTTTACCAAGGAGTTCGTCTATATCACCTACTTTGTGGGCTCCGTGAAAGGGCTGAACGTGGGGTCGCCCGTGATGTTCCGTGGGGTGAAGGTCGGCTCGGTAACCGATATCAGCATCATCGTAGATCCCTCGAAAAAAGAGTTGCTCATACCGGTGGTATTCACGCTGGATCCGGAGAAATTCAGAGGGGCCAAGGTTCAGTTCCGGCAGGATCCGAGGTATGTCAAATACGCTGTCGACCTTGGCTTGAGAGCCCAGCTCCAGACCCAGAGCTTCGTGACCGGGCAGTTGATGGTTGCCCTCGACTTTTTCCCCGACAAGCCGGCCAACTATGTGGGGCTGACCAAGAAGTACCCCGAGATACCGAGCATCCCGACGTCGCTCGAGCAGTTGCAGAAGACACTCGAGAACCTCCCGCTCGAGGAGATCATCGACAACCTGAATAGCACGCTCGAGGAAATCGACCGGGTTGTCAGCTCCATAGACGCGAAAAAGACGACGCGGACCATAGAGGCTGCCATACGGGATGTTCAGGCACTCGTGAAGCATGTCAACGACAAGGTCGATCCGCTCGTCGAAAACCTCTCGGAGACCTCGGTTGCAGCCCGTGGCGCTTTTACCCAGGCTGAGAAGACCCTGGCACTGAAAGAAGGGGTGCCGGGGGATATTGCGGTGAGTCTCCGGGAAACCCTGGCGAAGAGCAGCGCCTCCTTCGATCAACTGCGCGCGGCCTTGTTAACCTACGAAAAGCTGGCTGAGCGCAATGCCGATCTCGGGTATAGCGTGACCAAGACGTTGACAGAGCTCGATTCGACGTCGCGCGCCATCCGCTCACTTGCCGACTATCTCGAGCGACATCCCGAGTCACTCATCAAAGGAAAACAGTAG
- a CDS encoding dTMP kinase — protein sequence MNFYGEGLPGVDTSQLAGKLIVIEGADGSGRSTQMALLKDYLEGRGHATVDVGLRRSTLVSEELQEAKQGNVLGEITRSLFYATDFADQLENRIIPALRAGFIVLADRYIYTLMARDIVRGADRDWVRSLYGLALVPDLVIYLRVSPSQLVERNFRKNATLDYWEAGMDLGLSRDIFDSFIRYQRLIQKEFTLMQQEYGFNAVNGNRSICSVAGEITARVEGLMGI from the coding sequence ATGAACTTTTACGGAGAAGGACTTCCCGGCGTCGACACCAGCCAGCTTGCCGGGAAGCTGATCGTCATCGAGGGGGCGGACGGCTCCGGCCGCTCGACCCAGATGGCGTTGCTCAAGGATTACCTGGAGGGGAGGGGACACGCCACGGTGGACGTGGGGTTGCGGCGCTCGACCCTGGTTTCGGAAGAATTACAGGAAGCCAAGCAGGGAAACGTCCTCGGCGAGATAACGCGGAGCCTCTTTTACGCCACCGACTTCGCCGACCAGCTGGAAAACCGGATTATCCCGGCGCTGAGGGCAGGGTTCATCGTGCTCGCCGACCGCTACATTTACACGCTCATGGCGAGGGATATCGTGCGGGGGGCGGATCGCGACTGGGTCCGGTCCCTTTACGGTCTCGCGCTGGTGCCGGACCTGGTGATCTATCTGCGGGTAAGCCCCTCGCAACTGGTGGAGCGGAATTTTCGCAAGAACGCCACGCTCGACTACTGGGAGGCCGGTATGGACCTGGGGCTTTCACGCGACATCTTCGACAGCTTCATACGCTATCAGCGGCTCATCCAGAAGGAGTTCACTTTGATGCAGCAGGAGTACGGCTTCAATGCAGTGAACGGCAACCGCTCGATCTGCTCCGTTGCCGGGGAAATCACGGCCCGGGTCGAAGGGCTTATGGGGATCTGA